From a single Pelodiscus sinensis isolate JC-2024 chromosome 4, ASM4963464v1, whole genome shotgun sequence genomic region:
- the SSTR1 gene encoding somatostatin receptor type 1: MLPNGTCPRLPGGAGGGSGSSGGGSGGSCSGCSAGGVLEEAAAGGMDSGGRNSSGAPNGTLSESQGSAILISFIYSVVCLVGLCGNSMVIYVILRYAKMKTATNIYILNLAIADELLMLSVPFLVTSTLLHHWPFGSLLCRLVLSVDAINMFTSIYCLTVLSVDRYVAVVHPIKAARYRRPTVAKMVNLGVWVLSILIILPIIIFSNTAPNSDGTVACNMLMPEPTQRWLVVFVLYTFLMGFLLPVVAICLCYILIIAKMRMVALKAGWQQRKRSERKITLMVMMVVMVFVICWMPFYIVQLVNVFVDQDDATISQLSVILGYANSCANPILYGFLSDNFKRSFQRLLCLSWMDNATEEPVDYYATALKSRAYSVEDFPPDNLESGSVYRNGTCTSRITTL; encoded by the coding sequence atgctccCCAATGGCACCTGCCCCAGGCTCCCGGGCGGTGCAGGGGGAGGCAGCGGCAGTAGCGGCGGCGGGAGCGGAGGGAGCTGCAGTGGCTGCAGCGCCGGCGGGGTCCTGGAGGAGGCAGCGGCCGGGGGCATGGACTCGGGCGGCAGAAACTCCTCCGGCGCCCCGAACGGCACCCTGAGCGAGTCGCAAGGCAGCGCCATCCTCATCTCCTTCATCTACTCGGTGGTGTGCCTGGTGGGGCTGTGCGGCAACTCCATGGTCATCTACGTGATCTTGCGCTACGCCAAGATGAAGACGGCCACCAACATCTACATCCTTAACCTGGCCATCGCCGACGAGCTGCTGATGCTCAGCGTGCCCTTCCTGGTCACCTCCACCCTGCTGCACCACTGGCCCTTCGGCTCGCTGCTCTGCCGCCTGGTGCTCAGCGTGGACGCCATCAACATGTTCACCAGCATCTACTGCCTGACGGTGCTCAGCGTGGACCGTTACGTCGCCGTGGTGCACCCCATCAAGGCGGCCCGCTACCGCCGGCCCACCGTGGCCAAGATGGTCAATCTAGGCGTCTGGGTGCTCTCCATCCTCATCATCTTGCCCATCATCATCTTCTCCAACACGGCGCCCAACAGCGACGGCACGGTGGCATGCAACATGCTCATGCCCGAGCCCACCCAGCGCTGGCTGGTGGTCTTCGTGCTCTACACCTTCCTGATGGGCTTCCTGCTGCCCGTGGTGGCCATCTGCCTCTGCTACATCCTCATCATCGCCAAGATGCGCATGGTGGCGCTCAAGGCCGGCTGGCAGCAGCGCAAGCGCTCCGAGCGGAAGATCACCCTCATGGTCATGATGGTGGTGATGGTCTTCGTCATCTGCTGGATGCCCTTCTACATCGTGCAGCTGGTCAACGTCTTCGTGGACCAGGACGACGCCACCATCAGCCAGCTGTCGGTCATCCTAGGCTACGCCAATAGCTGCGCCAACCCCATCCTCTACGGCTTCCTCTCGGACAACTTCAAGAGATCCTTCCAGCGGCTTTTGTGCCTCAGCTGGATGGACAACGCCACTGAGGAGCCCGTCGATTACTACGCCACCGCCCTGAAGAGCAGGGCGTACAGCGTGGAGGACTTTCCCCCTGACAACTTGGAATCGGGAAGCGTGTACAGGAACGGCACTTGCACCTCCAGGATTACCACCCTCTGA